The following coding sequences lie in one Candidatus Izemoplasmatales bacterium genomic window:
- a CDS encoding helix-turn-helix domain-containing protein, with translation MNRIQDNIKRIRKEHGMTQEDVASKLYVTRQLISKWEMGKSLPNIADVERLAEILGVGVDDLLDDESVKSITLSEAIDNRKKRKFVWISIFTSIVAVGLGLFVLLSALSGRDDQIEVIVAYCYVTEADVELGKYAFENDSLRVEIDVFRDSFGWNIIDADGTPYAIEELVVGDNVQISYEADPSNGLSIVVIDKVLDVELMGVFVTSAATAYASLDEITAATEGVRFCYQSENRSGWNAETEVTTTQDRFYIHATIDVYIDLDPLKIPDEARIGLIRSDGIVEIDLVDLDSQRTYTYEGAYRSGGPELTTTETVRVTYRIHVRFVSTVDSFTVLEYDQNHDLVMETSLSSDNAVAFVAQEETLQAYVVTKRTVVGGPYGTDELTNAYELLRGETRTFAFADGCGMVDFVDYTLD, from the coding sequence ATGAACAGGATCCAGGACAACATCAAGCGGATCAGGAAAGAACATGGAATGACCCAGGAGGATGTCGCGAGCAAGCTCTACGTGACGCGACAACTCATCAGCAAATGGGAGATGGGCAAGTCGCTTCCCAACATCGCCGACGTCGAAAGACTGGCGGAAATCCTCGGGGTCGGAGTCGACGACCTGCTCGACGATGAAAGCGTCAAGTCGATCACCCTAAGCGAAGCGATCGACAACCGGAAGAAGCGCAAGTTCGTCTGGATATCCATCTTCACGAGCATCGTCGCGGTCGGACTGGGGCTGTTCGTGCTTCTATCCGCCCTTTCCGGCCGTGACGATCAGATCGAGGTGATCGTCGCCTACTGCTATGTGACCGAGGCGGACGTCGAACTCGGGAAGTACGCGTTCGAAAACGATTCCCTCCGAGTCGAGATCGACGTCTTCCGCGATTCCTTCGGGTGGAATATCATCGATGCGGACGGAACCCCTTATGCGATCGAAGAACTCGTCGTCGGCGACAACGTCCAGATCTCGTATGAAGCCGATCCGTCGAACGGTCTTTCGATCGTCGTCATCGACAAGGTCCTCGATGTCGAACTGATGGGCGTTTTCGTGACTTCCGCGGCGACCGCGTATGCATCCCTGGACGAGATCACGGCGGCGACCGAAGGGGTTCGCTTCTGTTATCAATCGGAGAACCGTTCCGGGTGGAACGCCGAGACCGAGGTCACCACCACGCAGGACCGCTTCTACATCCATGCTACGATCGACGTATACATCGATCTCGATCCATTGAAGATTCCGGATGAAGCCCGCATCGGGCTCATCCGATCCGACGGAATCGTCGAGATCGACCTCGTCGACCTCGATTCGCAGCGCACGTATACCTACGAGGGGGCGTACCGAAGCGGCGGACCGGAACTGACGACGACCGAGACCGTCCGCGTGACGTATCGGATTCACGTCCGATTCGTCTCGACGGTCGATTCCTTCACGGTTCTCGAATACGACCAGAACCACGATCTCGTCATGGAAACATCCCTGTCTTCCGACAATGCCGTCGCCTTCGTCGCGCAGGAAGAAACCCTCCAGGCGTATGTCGTGACGAAACGGACCGTCGTCGGCGGACCGTACGGAACCGACGAGCTGACGAACGCCTATGAACTGTTGCGGGGCGAGACACGGACGTTCGCCTTCGCCGACGGCTGCGGCATGGTCGACTTCGTCGATTATACCCTTGACTGA
- a CDS encoding InlB B-repeat-containing protein → MRKHWIMAGMCLLFALNACDRTVPGTTSTAIRTAVTTTSTTTATTTTGTTTAAFFVAFEENGGSPVSDCTSAAQMENLPVTVRRGFSFGGWFEDADLTAAFDPESPRTDWTFTLYARWIALDPAVVTFESDGGSDIASMSLFIGETVAPRPGDPSKTGYSFGGWYADPDLTSEYDFSTPLVGNMTLYAKWLAAEVTVTVERHFETLAGSYEKTGEETILGFTGSTAVAPLAPVPGFSIDENHPSAVLSGTVLADGSLVLKVYYGRNDYTISFQTNADLSISSITLAFGSPVTRPSDPIRAGFTFLGWYRDEALTVPYAFSTMPAENITLYAMWLGGNAFLAFDSNDGTPVDTIHAPVESTIVPPTPPTRTGYSFGGWFLDDDCTEEYTSWVMPDHDTTLHAKWIPLVYTIVFEENGGSEVADLSAPYESPIVRPANPTKEGYQFGGWFVDPELTFEYVFTTMPYLGKTIYAKWTSDLEETSIADVLALDEWTYVEVTGVAFAAMNDGQVGYYVFDATGVLFIQDDAASVAIASRYRIGGILRFWNGVPMLMHVTSTAFLDAGQPLPDPALQSLSAAESAFPDKSVYSACVTLRGIVRPAAEGFLLLDPATALTVRLDPRIGGDLSLWLNRYVEIDAIYARHEGAWRFGAYAIVEPAIDDLKKAEMLSDWWMTAMAGRPYYEETPLDFLTDDPFGWGSYAYVYNDDNRIYIDDAARVFRTVDAPTEVVVPVVATVGSASYSWNWTFTLLPALDGTIASYLNASDGEIVDLSVIVTMIADDGTILLEDATGGLFFIPSDEFSLGDALSLRVRRTASQGWAVLSMEDVLELSVVARLSWRDRSADPMTLSEFASLDPSDPTTYGRYVELRGFLDPLFDDAWGEGHGFLLTDDATMSLDVIPVTCAGMESLFGMTSLEVVIRGYVAGDGDGNVALWFEGLRGDVRIPDYTDQERVDMIGTLFARANAGRTFSAFDGFAFLPYHPVLGGSIAWTFPEGFAELYDFDARVFRFVAEPVTIQLGFSITVGAVSKTFVYQTVLDHPAYTAIAGLEGTDEYEGAYVRGLVVYRRPDLLFLQDETGIIMVEEYDIDAYAGDEIVLYARKRVSEYGTASVTLVRAEDDRFLVAILSRDNPVAIADAPWELSDVAANDPTAESSYNRHVTLSGLLRESSEYGGWFEVVRGYDRVLVGVPDDYTYFKMMAILADGPVEVRIPGYLSGYDLDAGLWQLFWTGLEPMEYPTYTDEAVAAMIADWIESEIAGPVPGDTGGFFPPLSHPDLEGVIAYEAYGGNAGLIHFETGFVDLVNGSTDVSVRATVAVGDAEVVLDFVWTVMPAAAEADWVTVGILLSDLRAEAVWLDASILSAFDGPVGSEILVTDGFAKLWVVLPEGMWLYDGAGLVGQEFIGYGSLTRQNGCWKFAVTEYEIAANDDFHGDTFEPLTLGETEAFDFRGDWWWVAGAVELEGVLGRTDDDLYVLRDGTTEIVLRGCYFDEGDLAYGIGLPIRIRGFFAGVDTTNGVERVMVSFTDTIPTDGFPYVLTTDDPQAIAEMMLDILDAGIEGRTFEAFEWVRVVDSWPLFPEMIVEYLPAGDVTFAFIAHSLSFVGCETDQEGTAILRILYLGAVATRTIHFRVNGFAMGTLADLFTLDDRLTEFYLPVTVLYSGRGFSYIDAMGSVYRLEGDCYGWVEPGQGTWLYGKRTTIDGEAGFTYDLRFFGIHYDTHVPAATDAGVADLYAVAAGTLSAYLDVRGILGYDSFMDMFTLSSGGKTVYLRENLPEGGYEAFGLWDGGSITRQDLTTLIGDEVRLKLFVSDDTVRNDILVADFRGYADELALVELSPAETLKVVESKLSAMLGGMTFGGGEALSWAFPYADETRMVSLSYAPASGFESLPIDWINGGIVGLIAGAIDVDVVCTMTYVDESGENPVEYTDTFVFTIHLVPAPQVTVREALWGAVGERYVLEGVVERHFDDWWIILSDETGRIYVDASGHESWLDVPLNDGDVVRLLGTRALYEYEHYVPILDYVVDIDVVGHVELPDLAPKPMTVQDILELDYLCPDAFNQYVSITGTLVFSGNLWYPSFDIRGEGMPEDGSYDIQIWGNTYQEYNEAIYPLVGSVLRVEGYLIGYQYVYQAFDWIVLDARHAVLHP, encoded by the coding sequence ATGAGGAAGCATTGGATCATGGCGGGCATGTGCCTGCTTTTCGCGCTGAACGCCTGCGACCGGACGGTCCCCGGCACGACGTCGACCGCCATCCGGACGGCCGTCACGACGACCTCGACGACGACCGCAACCACCACGACCGGCACGACGACGGCGGCGTTCTTCGTCGCGTTCGAGGAGAACGGCGGATCGCCGGTCTCGGACTGCACCAGCGCCGCGCAGATGGAAAACCTGCCCGTGACCGTCCGCCGCGGGTTTTCCTTCGGCGGCTGGTTCGAGGACGCGGACCTGACCGCGGCCTTCGATCCCGAGAGTCCCCGCACCGACTGGACCTTCACCCTCTACGCCCGCTGGATCGCCCTCGATCCCGCGGTCGTGACGTTCGAGTCCGACGGCGGGTCGGACATCGCCTCGATGTCCCTGTTCATCGGCGAGACGGTCGCTCCCCGTCCCGGGGATCCGTCGAAGACCGGGTATTCCTTCGGCGGCTGGTACGCGGATCCCGACCTGACGTCGGAATACGATTTCTCGACGCCGCTCGTCGGGAATATGACGCTCTACGCGAAATGGCTTGCGGCGGAAGTGACCGTCACCGTCGAGCGCCATTTCGAGACCCTTGCGGGATCGTACGAGAAGACCGGCGAGGAGACGATCCTCGGATTCACCGGATCGACGGCCGTCGCCCCGCTTGCGCCCGTCCCCGGTTTCTCGATCGACGAAAACCATCCGTCGGCCGTCCTCTCCGGAACCGTCCTCGCGGACGGGTCCCTGGTCCTGAAGGTCTATTACGGACGCAACGACTACACGATCTCGTTTCAGACGAACGCCGACCTGTCGATCAGCTCGATCACGCTCGCCTTCGGGAGTCCGGTGACGCGGCCGTCGGATCCGATCCGTGCCGGCTTCACCTTCCTCGGATGGTACCGGGACGAGGCGCTCACGGTTCCCTACGCGTTCTCGACGATGCCGGCCGAAAACATCACCCTGTACGCGATGTGGCTCGGCGGAAACGCCTTCCTCGCTTTCGATTCGAACGACGGCACGCCCGTGGACACGATCCATGCCCCGGTCGAAAGCACGATCGTTCCGCCGACGCCGCCGACCAGGACGGGATATTCCTTCGGCGGCTGGTTCCTTGACGACGACTGCACGGAGGAATACACCTCCTGGGTCATGCCCGACCATGACACGACGCTTCATGCGAAGTGGATTCCCCTGGTCTATACGATCGTGTTCGAAGAGAACGGCGGATCCGAAGTCGCGGATCTTTCCGCTCCCTATGAGTCTCCGATCGTCCGTCCGGCCAATCCGACCAAAGAAGGCTATCAGTTCGGCGGCTGGTTCGTCGATCCCGAACTGACGTTCGAATACGTCTTCACGACGATGCCGTATCTCGGGAAGACGATCTACGCCAAATGGACCTCCGATCTCGAGGAGACATCGATCGCCGACGTCCTGGCGCTCGACGAGTGGACGTACGTCGAGGTCACGGGCGTCGCGTTCGCCGCAATGAACGACGGGCAGGTCGGCTACTACGTCTTCGACGCCACCGGCGTCCTGTTCATCCAGGATGACGCCGCGTCCGTCGCGATCGCTTCGCGTTACCGGATCGGCGGGATCCTCCGCTTCTGGAACGGCGTGCCGATGCTCATGCACGTCACCTCGACCGCGTTCCTCGACGCCGGTCAACCGCTTCCCGATCCGGCGCTTCAATCGCTTTCCGCCGCGGAATCCGCCTTCCCCGACAAGTCGGTCTATTCCGCATGCGTGACCCTCCGCGGAATCGTCCGCCCCGCGGCGGAGGGATTTTTGCTGCTCGACCCGGCCACCGCCCTGACGGTCCGTCTCGATCCGAGGATCGGAGGCGACCTGTCGCTCTGGCTCAACCGCTATGTCGAGATCGACGCAATCTACGCGCGTCATGAAGGCGCCTGGCGGTTCGGCGCCTACGCGATCGTCGAACCCGCGATCGACGATCTCAAGAAGGCGGAGATGCTTTCGGACTGGTGGATGACCGCGATGGCGGGGCGGCCGTACTACGAGGAGACGCCGCTCGACTTCCTTACCGACGATCCCTTCGGCTGGGGATCCTACGCCTATGTCTACAATGACGACAACCGCATCTACATCGACGATGCCGCCCGGGTCTTCAGAACCGTCGACGCGCCGACCGAGGTCGTCGTGCCCGTCGTCGCGACCGTCGGATCCGCTTCGTATTCCTGGAACTGGACCTTCACCCTCCTGCCCGCCCTCGACGGGACGATCGCCTCGTACCTGAACGCCTCCGATGGCGAGATCGTCGACCTCTCGGTCATCGTGACGATGATCGCCGACGACGGGACGATCCTCCTCGAGGACGCCACCGGCGGACTGTTCTTCATCCCTTCGGACGAATTCTCCCTGGGCGACGCGCTTTCCCTGAGGGTCCGCCGCACGGCCTCCCAAGGTTGGGCGGTCCTGTCCATGGAGGATGTCCTGGAACTCTCGGTCGTTGCGCGCCTTTCCTGGAGGGACCGTTCCGCGGATCCGATGACCCTCTCGGAATTCGCATCGCTCGATCCTTCCGATCCGACGACCTACGGACGGTACGTGGAGCTTCGCGGCTTCCTCGATCCGCTCTTTGACGATGCGTGGGGCGAAGGCCACGGTTTCCTCCTCACCGACGATGCGACGATGTCGCTCGACGTGATCCCCGTGACGTGCGCGGGGATGGAGTCCCTCTTCGGAATGACCTCGCTCGAAGTCGTGATCCGCGGTTACGTCGCCGGGGACGGCGACGGGAACGTCGCCCTCTGGTTCGAAGGCCTGCGCGGCGACGTCCGGATCCCGGACTACACCGACCAGGAGCGCGTCGACATGATCGGCACGCTCTTCGCCCGCGCGAACGCCGGGAGGACCTTCTCCGCCTTCGACGGCTTCGCCTTTCTTCCCTACCATCCGGTCCTCGGCGGATCGATCGCGTGGACCTTCCCCGAAGGATTCGCGGAACTCTATGATTTCGATGCCCGCGTCTTCCGCTTCGTCGCGGAACCCGTCACGATCCAGCTCGGCTTCTCCATCACCGTCGGCGCGGTCTCGAAGACGTTCGTCTACCAGACCGTGCTCGACCATCCGGCATATACCGCGATCGCCGGTCTGGAGGGAACGGACGAATATGAAGGCGCCTACGTCAGGGGCCTGGTCGTCTACCGCCGTCCCGATCTTCTTTTCCTCCAGGACGAAACCGGGATCATCATGGTCGAGGAATACGACATCGACGCCTATGCCGGCGACGAAATCGTCCTCTACGCCCGCAAGCGGGTCTCGGAATACGGCACGGCGTCCGTCACGCTCGTCCGGGCGGAAGACGACCGGTTCCTGGTGGCCATCCTCTCGCGCGACAATCCCGTCGCGATCGCCGACGCCCCGTGGGAACTTTCCGACGTCGCGGCGAACGATCCGACGGCGGAATCGTCCTACAACCGCCACGTCACGCTGAGCGGCCTGCTCCGCGAATCGTCGGAATACGGCGGCTGGTTCGAGGTCGTGCGCGGGTACGACCGCGTCCTCGTCGGCGTTCCCGACGATTACACCTATTTCAAGATGATGGCCATCCTCGCGGACGGACCCGTCGAAGTCCGGATTCCCGGATATCTTTCCGGCTACGACCTCGACGCCGGACTCTGGCAGCTCTTCTGGACGGGACTCGAACCGATGGAGTATCCGACCTACACCGACGAAGCGGTCGCGGCGATGATCGCCGACTGGATCGAATCCGAGATCGCGGGACCGGTTCCCGGCGACACGGGCGGGTTTTTTCCGCCGCTGTCGCATCCCGACCTGGAAGGCGTCATCGCCTACGAAGCCTACGGCGGGAACGCCGGCCTGATCCACTTCGAAACCGGCTTCGTCGACCTCGTGAACGGTTCCACGGACGTCTCCGTCCGCGCCACCGTCGCGGTCGGCGACGCGGAGGTCGTCCTCGACTTCGTCTGGACGGTCATGCCTGCGGCCGCCGAAGCCGACTGGGTGACCGTCGGGATCCTGCTCTCCGACCTCCGTGCCGAGGCGGTCTGGCTCGACGCGTCGATCCTGTCCGCCTTCGACGGACCTGTCGGTTCGGAGATCCTGGTGACGGACGGCTTCGCCAAGCTTTGGGTCGTCCTTCCCGAAGGGATGTGGCTCTACGATGGCGCCGGCCTCGTCGGTCAGGAGTTCATCGGTTACGGATCGCTCACCCGGCAGAACGGATGCTGGAAGTTCGCCGTGACCGAATACGAGATCGCCGCGAATGACGATTTCCACGGCGATACTTTCGAACCCCTGACGCTGGGCGAGACGGAAGCCTTCGACTTCCGCGGGGACTGGTGGTGGGTCGCCGGCGCCGTGGAACTCGAGGGCGTCCTCGGACGGACCGACGACGACCTTTACGTCCTTCGCGACGGTACGACCGAGATCGTCCTCCGGGGCTGTTACTTCGACGAGGGCGACCTCGCCTACGGGATCGGCCTGCCGATCCGGATCCGGGGATTCTTCGCGGGCGTCGACACGACGAACGGCGTCGAAAGGGTCATGGTCTCCTTCACCGACACGATCCCAACCGACGGGTTTCCCTACGTCCTGACCACCGACGATCCCCAGGCGATCGCGGAGATGATGCTCGACATCCTCGACGCCGGCATCGAGGGAAGGACCTTCGAGGCCTTCGAATGGGTTCGGGTCGTCGACTCCTGGCCGCTCTTCCCCGAGATGATCGTCGAATACCTGCCCGCAGGCGACGTCACCTTCGCCTTCATCGCCCACTCCCTGTCCTTCGTCGGCTGCGAGACGGACCAGGAGGGAACGGCGATCCTCAGGATCCTCTATCTCGGCGCCGTCGCCACCAGAACGATCCACTTCCGCGTGAACGGCTTTGCCATGGGGACGCTCGCGGACCTCTTCACGCTCGACGATCGCCTCACCGAGTTCTATCTGCCGGTCACCGTCCTGTATTCCGGACGGGGTTTTTCCTACATCGACGCCATGGGGTCGGTCTATCGTCTGGAAGGCGACTGTTACGGCTGGGTTGAGCCCGGTCAGGGAACCTGGCTCTACGGCAAGCGCACGACGATCGACGGCGAGGCCGGCTTCACCTACGACCTCCGGTTCTTCGGAATCCACTACGACACGCATGTCCCGGCTGCGACCGACGCCGGCGTCGCCGACCTCTACGCGGTCGCGGCGGGAACGCTCTCCGCCTATCTGGACGTCCGCGGAATCCTCGGATACGACTCCTTCATGGACATGTTCACGCTCTCCTCCGGAGGAAAGACGGTCTATCTTCGCGAGAACCTCCCCGAGGGAGGTTATGAAGCCTTCGGGCTTTGGGACGGCGGATCGATCACGCGCCAGGACCTCACAACGCTGATCGGCGACGAGGTCCGGCTCAAGCTGTTCGTTTCCGACGACACCGTGCGAAACGACATCCTGGTCGCCGATTTCCGCGGATACGCCGACGAACTTGCGCTCGTCGAACTCTCGCCCGCGGAAACCCTCAAGGTGGTCGAATCGAAACTGTCGGCGATGCTCGGCGGGATGACCTTCGGCGGCGGCGAAGCGCTCTCGTGGGCGTTCCCCTACGCCGACGAGACCCGCATGGTGTCTCTTTCCTACGCCCCTGCGTCGGGCTTCGAATCTCTCCCGATCGACTGGATCAACGGCGGGATCGTCGGCCTGATCGCCGGCGCGATCGACGTCGACGTCGTCTGCACGATGACCTACGTCGACGAGAGCGGCGAAAACCCGGTCGAGTACACGGACACCTTCGTCTTCACGATCCATCTGGTTCCGGCGCCGCAGGTCACGGTGCGCGAGGCGCTCTGGGGCGCCGTCGGCGAACGTTACGTCCTCGAGGGCGTCGTCGAGCGGCACTTCGACGACTGGTGGATCATCCTCTCGGACGAGACCGGACGCATCTACGTCGACGCGTCGGGACATGAGAGCTGGCTGGACGTCCCGCTGAACGACGGCGACGTCGTCCGCCTTCTGGGGACGCGCGCCCTGTACGAATACGAACATTACGTACCGATCCTCGACTACGTCGTCGACATCGACGTCGTCGGCCATGTGGAACTGCCGGATCTGGCGCCGAAGCCGATGACCGTCCAAGACATCCTGGAGCTCGACTACCTCTGCCCCGATGCCTTCAACCAGTACGTCTCGATCACCGGCACCCTCGTCTTCAGCGGGAACCTCTGGTATCCTTCCTTCGACATCCGCGGGGAAGGCATGCCCGAGGACGGGTCCTACGACATCCAGATCTGGGGGAACACCTATCAGGAATACAATGAGGCCATCTACCCGCTGGTCGGGAGCGTCCTGCGCGTGGAAGGATACCTGATCGGCTACCAGTACGTCTACCAGGCGTTCGACTGGATCGTCCTGGACGCACGGCACGCGGTCCTCCATCCCTGA